A region of the Arenibacter antarcticus genome:
AGAAAACAGGAAAATCCCCCAAGAGATAATCAGTAAAATACTTGAAAAAAAAATGATCTTGTTCCCGCTTACCCTATTGCTCATTTTCCCTACCACAGTCGCCGCAAGCGCACCAACTATACCTACCAGACCAAAGGTTCCCGTAACCCCACTTCCGTAACCAAAGGAATCTTCCATAAGGAATACCAAGGTTGTCCAGAACGCACTTAAGCCTGCAAAACCCAATGCTCCTCTAAGAGCTGCCAACCTTAAGGAAGGTTCCGTCTTAAAATAAAACCAGAGCGATTTAATAAGGTCCACATAATTTCCTTGGTATTTGGGAGTTATTTTAGGTAATTTAAACCTGAGCAGTATAAAAAGTAATAGCATCATTCCCGCTGCCACATAATACATTACCCGCCATCCAAATTGTTCACCTACCAAGCCGCTGATTACCCTACTCCCTAAAATACCGATTAAAAGTCCGCTCATTACGATTCCAATAGCACGTCCCCGCCCATTATCATCACTGAGTTCTGCTGCCATGGGCACAAATAATTGTGGGAGCGTAGAGGTAAGCCCTATAAAAAAACTACTTGTGATCAGCAAAAAAAGGGAGTTAGACACTGCAGCCGCCAACAGGGAGATGATCATTAACAGAAAATCATACTGTAATATTTTTTTATTGGACACCATATCTCCCAATGGAATAATAAAAAGCAACCCAAATGCGTAACCCAATTGCGTAGCGAGTGCCACGTTGCTGACCGCAGAATCCGATATCCCAAAAGATTCGGAAATTTGATGTAACAACGGCTGGTTGTAATAAAGATTGGCTACTACTAGTCCGGCCGAAACACTCATTAGATATAAGGTAGCATTGGAAAGTTGTGGCTTCATTTTTTAAGGAAGATTGCTAATTATAAACTGTTTGCGTTAGGGATAGTAGTGTAAATCCCCCATTCCATCGGATGGGGAATTGAAACGGATAGCCCGCCCGAACGCCCTAAATATAAAGACAAAATTAGGAAACGAGTTAATTTTCCGAACAATTAAATATCCTGTACGTAGCGATATATTTAGTAGATCAACTAATACCTCAGTTGTAGTGGGTAGGTTAATTAATTGAAGATTTCCGAAAGATTTAAAATCAACTTTGAAGTCGATTAATGGCGAAAAACTAACCCTAAACTTTATTTATAAGGGGTTCAGTTTGCTGAGCTAATAGAAAACCCCGATGCTGGCATCGGGGTTTAAGGGATTATATGTTATCGCTTTCTTCCAAAGTGTTTTCCATTTCGGGTTCGGATTTTTCAATGGCATTAAATTTCTCTAACTGTTCTTCTTCTCCGGTAAAGTAGGGAAATACATCTATTATAGGAGATTCGGAAATTGCAGGAATAGTATAGTCGCCCGTTGTGCCTTTCATAGCGGTAATAGTATTATCATAAGCTTCTTTTACGTCATTTGCCTGAACCAACATATACAAATTGGTCTTTCTTTCCTTACCACTTTCTTCATCAAAGGCAATCAAAGAAACCTTTGATCGGAACCAACGATCGGAATTCTCATAGGGATGTACTTCCGAGAAATTCGCTACCTTAATCGTAGTAATTAGGAATTCTTCGCTAGTATAAGCGGCCATTTCTTCGTTGATCCTAGATTCTGCCTCCGTATAGGAAATGGCATCCAAGAGGTAGGCTTCCGTTGTTACTTTAATTTCTCCAGTATCGTGTGTCTTTCTGTATTTTACCTTGCATTCGTACCAAGTTACGCTCATAGTTTATTTTTTAGGATGCCAAATATATAGGTAATAAAAGGGATTGTAGGGAAATATCACAATAGATATTCACAATTTATTTATTGAACGATTTTCTTTAACCACCACTAACCTAGAACCCATTTTACCAGCAGCTAATAGGTGCTATGATATGCGAGAGTAGAATATTAGAATGAAGAAATATGGACCAATATGTCGATTAGCATAGATAGTGAATAGAAAATTACAACAACAATATCTGAGGCAATTCATATAGTTTAGCCGTAAAACATAGTAATTGCAGAATTAGGATATGCCTTTAAAATTGAACAAATAACAGCACTATAATAAGGAGTAATTTTTTATCGCCACTCTTTGGAAAATAAGATAAAACCTCTTTTATTTACTTATCTTTATCAAACCCGATAATTTATGCGCTTTTCCACGATATCTTAAAGTAACTCTAAACTATAGATACAATGACCGCCGACCATTTATTTATTATGCTTGCCGATGATGATGAAGACGATTGCATGTTTTTTCAAGATGCCCTGGATGAACTTTCCTTAGCCGTCTCCTTAAAAACAGTGAACAATGGGGAAGCCTTGATGAATTATCTTGAAAGTAATCTAACCAATCTTCCACAACTTATTTTTCTGGACCTGAATATGCCGTGCAAATCTGGTTTTGAATGTCTGATCGAATTAAAGCAAAATGATATGTTGAAGCAATTGCCGGTAATAATCTATTCTACCTCCTCAAATCCTGAGGTAATGGATGAACTTTACAACCAAGGAGCTCTGTACTATATTCGAAAACCAGCCGCTTTTTCAAAGCTAAAAGATGTTATTAAAAAGGCTGTCTCCTTAATTAATACGACCACAGGGTTACAGCCTAAAAAGGAAGCTTTCCTAATTCAACCCTAATACGCAATTGATATGAATTCAACTCATAACGAGACCAAGTATAAAGCCCTTATATATGGTTTACCGGTAGCCGTGTATACTTGTGATGCAGAGGGGTATATACAGCTCTATAATGAAGCGGCAGTTAAACTCTGGGGACATACTCCTAAAATTGGAAAGGATTTATGGTGTAGATCGTGGAAAATTTTCACTCCAGAGGGTAAACCTGTGTTATTGGAAGAGCTCCCAATGACCATAGCGTTAAAGGGAGGGGAAATATTGAACCCAGAATTGGTGGTACTGCGACCCGATGGTACCAAACGACATTTTATTCCCTATCCAAAACCCCTATATAATAGTGGGGGAGAAATTACCGGAGTAATAAATACCCTTATCGATATTACCAACCAGATTACTGCCAAACAAAAAATTATAGATAGTGAAATTCGTCTGCACACCATGGCAGATAACATTCCTAATTTAGCTTTGATGGCCAATGCTAATGGCTCGGTTTACTGGTACAATGAAAAATGGATAGAGTATACAGGTTTAACACATGAA
Encoded here:
- a CDS encoding response regulator, which codes for MTADHLFIMLADDDEDDCMFFQDALDELSLAVSLKTVNNGEALMNYLESNLTNLPQLIFLDLNMPCKSGFECLIELKQNDMLKQLPVIIYSTSSNPEVMDELYNQGALYYIRKPAAFSKLKDVIKKAVSLINTTTGLQPKKEAFLIQP
- a CDS encoding MFS transporter, which translates into the protein MKPQLSNATLYLMSVSAGLVVANLYYNQPLLHQISESFGISDSAVSNVALATQLGYAFGLLFIIPLGDMVSNKKILQYDFLLMIISLLAAAVSNSLFLLITSSFFIGLTSTLPQLFVPMAAELSDDNGRGRAIGIVMSGLLIGILGSRVISGLVGEQFGWRVMYYVAAGMMLLLFILLRFKLPKITPKYQGNYVDLIKSLWFYFKTEPSLRLAALRGALGFAGLSAFWTTLVFLMEDSFGYGSGVTGTFGLVGIVGALAATVVGKMSNRVSGNKIIFFSSILLIISWGIFLFSTYSLVGLIIGVILVDLGLQALHIINQNIIFSKNPEARNRVNTVYMVAFFMGGALGTTLGAMAWEYYGWIGVSALGGVFSIGVLAVHVFAKHKTP
- a CDS encoding DUF4494 domain-containing protein; the protein is MSVTWYECKVKYRKTHDTGEIKVTTEAYLLDAISYTEAESRINEEMAAYTSEEFLITTIKVANFSEVHPYENSDRWFRSKVSLIAFDEESGKERKTNLYMLVQANDVKEAYDNTITAMKGTTGDYTIPAISESPIIDVFPYFTGEEEQLEKFNAIEKSEPEMENTLEESDNI